From a single Acidiferrobacteraceae bacterium genomic region:
- a CDS encoding response regulator — MNQSLLQEILQRAGHRPYVCGNGDEAIDALSDRDFDLAIVDLHMPGRSGLEIVKAYRAMDPLGAPMPFIVLTADITAQAKQMCRDADIDLLLSKPIRPHELVQAIDTVVERAAKGLRIERRQTRKAPDQTPLIDYEYLMELPIDPKVIQKQIHHFIDDTTQRIQELESLRDDGKFDVFRDRAHALVGASGTIAASALSEACRRLETASPRFLASDEGGQALRQLRQLFERSSAALTSYTKVVGQ; from the coding sequence GTGAACCAGAGTCTGCTGCAGGAAATTCTGCAACGCGCAGGCCATCGGCCGTATGTTTGTGGCAATGGTGACGAGGCCATTGACGCCCTCTCGGACCGGGACTTCGATCTGGCTATCGTCGACCTGCACATGCCGGGTCGATCCGGGCTGGAAATCGTGAAGGCCTATCGCGCCATGGACCCGCTGGGCGCACCGATGCCATTCATCGTGCTGACAGCGGACATCACCGCCCAGGCGAAGCAGATGTGCCGGGATGCCGATATCGATCTGCTCCTGTCCAAGCCCATTCGTCCCCATGAATTGGTCCAGGCTATAGACACCGTCGTCGAACGCGCTGCCAAGGGCCTACGGATCGAACGCCGCCAGACACGGAAAGCTCCCGACCAGACACCCTTGATCGACTACGAATACCTCATGGAACTTCCAATAGATCCAAAGGTGATCCAGAAACAGATCCACCATTTCATCGACGACACGACCCAACGCATACAGGAGCTCGAAAGCCTGCGCGATGACGGGAAGTTCGATGTCTTTCGCGACCGCGCGCATGCACTGGTTGGCGCTTCGGGCACCATCGCGGCGAGCGCCCTGTCCGAGGCATGCCGACGCCTGGAAACCGCCTCACCGCGCTTCCTTGCATCCGACGAAGGCGGACAGGCACTACGCCAGCTGCGCCAACTCTTTGAACGGTCCAGCGCAGCCCTGACCTCGTACACCAAG